A region of Catenulispora sp. GP43 DNA encodes the following proteins:
- a CDS encoding RNA polymerase sigma factor: MDSTEMGFDGFFRQHYSRYVAYLIKLGFTRQEAEDATNEAMTEVYRRWSQVTNPIAYVYRTVLNQAVAERRRSDRGLDAASRAVSGDPRHLFDGVAYKDDHILLLDLLRRLPPNQRKVLALDLADLDVTTIAEILDVDPSTVRSHRRHALKALRKLACEQNPSLKDGEMP; encoded by the coding sequence TTGGACAGCACCGAGATGGGCTTCGACGGGTTCTTCCGACAGCACTACAGTCGCTATGTCGCGTATCTGATCAAACTCGGTTTTACCCGGCAGGAGGCGGAAGACGCGACCAACGAGGCGATGACCGAGGTGTACAGGCGCTGGAGCCAGGTGACCAACCCCATCGCGTATGTCTACAGAACCGTGCTCAACCAGGCCGTGGCTGAGCGGCGACGCAGCGACCGAGGCCTTGACGCGGCGAGTCGGGCGGTGTCAGGTGATCCCCGTCACCTCTTCGACGGCGTGGCGTACAAGGACGACCACATTCTCCTGCTGGATCTGCTGCGGAGGCTGCCGCCGAACCAGCGGAAGGTACTCGCGTTGGATCTGGCGGATCTCGACGTCACCACGATCGCCGAAATTCTGGACGTCGATCCGTCAACGGTCAGGTCTCACCGCCGCCACGCCCTTAAGGCACTGCGGAAGCTCGCATGTGAACAGAACCCTTCATTGAAGGATGGTGAGATGCCGTGA
- a CDS encoding RHS repeat-associated core domain-containing protein, translating into MTAAGWTTPPGGTSTVAYAASYDAEGRLTHRVDVTGATDYTYSGMADVATETDMVSGTTRAYTYDTAGQLQNEKDSNSGTAGPTTTYGYDALGRISSQTLTDPTNAQLGQLQYNWDPNGNLTSKAGTGTYASEGSHTYSYDAADRLLDDTTSVGGTTSSQEQYTWDPVGNRTTVTDLNAAGTTTSTSNATFDQRNRLQTVTASDATTTYSWSPRGTLASTSKTVTATGATIITADKFDAFGQLITDGTATYSYDALGRLQNNGNGASGLNQYSQASLEPASDGSWNYARAPGDSSAPLAATPVSGGSGSALSLQTNAHGDIIAGTNPKTGALAASRSYNAFGNVTSSSGNLPNLGYQGGYTSPTTGRTYAQSRWYDPTAGIFLSEDSAAPAPHNAVGTNLYAYAAANPTSAFDPSGHDCGVFSPVCDIFDQITEGLGDLGDAGDKIIQEAQDYIDAGIGDTESFLADQAVPVLEEAGVALGEAAVEGAACVIGCAELAVGALVVVAVAGITYAFIVGADELIYQGTYDPATGTIGSPATTAAPGAGTDPSIFVHPPSTTKPATAPAAANQPPPPPPPPPPPHITSTKTVTATKTWDTTSKWYDSQYLYTRVDHYSQVTTTVYTYWSDGRHYWQTTVSPVQDTWTITEQLLIDLSNPLQFDTPTVTAADNRAPTSGQGTAPIGTCGEGGNPLSCTVTDFPTLPPGAQHQTSGNGSGKRPPSIPVTGCSEVPRAWVPKRPGTDDDPQEQLPKSAGFESLAPGETLEPGYYIFVVRLDGSFRAMESEEALAVGSLGAGHTSLADEASVLMAGSFDVNENGDIFDFGNQSGHYKASDFYGTCSLEEIARDAFRSAGLPSPLEDAWNPVPWKPVP; encoded by the coding sequence GTGACCGCCGCCGGGTGGACGACGCCGCCCGGGGGCACTTCTACCGTGGCCTATGCCGCCTCCTACGACGCCGAGGGCCGGCTGACCCACCGGGTCGACGTCACCGGCGCCACCGACTACACCTACTCCGGCATGGCCGACGTCGCGACCGAGACGGACATGGTCTCCGGCACGACTCGGGCCTACACCTACGACACCGCCGGGCAGTTGCAGAACGAGAAGGATTCCAACTCCGGCACCGCGGGTCCCACCACCACCTACGGCTACGACGCCCTGGGCCGGATCAGCTCCCAGACGCTCACCGATCCGACCAACGCCCAGCTCGGGCAGTTGCAGTACAACTGGGACCCCAACGGCAACCTGACCAGCAAGGCCGGCACTGGCACCTACGCCTCCGAGGGCTCCCACACCTACAGCTACGACGCCGCCGATCGGCTGCTGGACGACACCACGAGCGTCGGCGGCACCACCAGCAGCCAGGAACAGTACACCTGGGACCCGGTCGGCAACCGCACCACGGTGACCGACCTGAACGCCGCCGGGACCACCACCAGCACGTCCAACGCCACCTTCGACCAGCGCAACCGGCTGCAGACCGTCACCGCCTCGGATGCCACCACCACCTACTCGTGGTCGCCGCGCGGCACCTTGGCGAGCACCAGCAAAACCGTCACCGCCACTGGCGCGACCATCATCACGGCCGACAAGTTCGACGCCTTCGGGCAGCTCATCACCGACGGCACCGCCACCTACAGCTACGACGCCCTCGGCCGGTTGCAGAACAACGGCAACGGCGCCAGCGGGCTGAACCAGTACTCCCAAGCCAGCCTGGAACCGGCCAGTGACGGCAGCTGGAACTACGCCCGCGCGCCCGGCGACTCCAGCGCGCCCCTGGCCGCGACACCGGTGAGCGGCGGCAGTGGCAGTGCCCTGAGCCTGCAAACCAACGCCCACGGCGACATCATCGCCGGCACCAACCCCAAAACCGGCGCGCTGGCAGCCAGCCGGAGCTACAACGCCTTCGGCAACGTCACCAGCAGCAGCGGAAACCTGCCGAACCTCGGATACCAGGGCGGCTACACCAGTCCCACCACCGGCCGCACCTACGCCCAATCACGCTGGTACGACCCGACGGCCGGCATCTTCCTGTCCGAAGACAGCGCGGCCCCGGCCCCGCACAACGCGGTCGGGACGAACCTCTACGCGTACGCCGCGGCCAACCCCACCAGCGCTTTCGACCCGAGCGGGCACGACTGCGGCGTCTTCTCCCCGGTCTGCGACATCTTCGACCAGATCACCGAAGGCCTCGGCGACCTCGGGGATGCCGGCGACAAGATCATCCAGGAGGCGCAGGACTACATCGATGCCGGCATCGGCGACACCGAGTCCTTCCTCGCCGACCAGGCCGTTCCTGTACTGGAGGAGGCCGGCGTCGCCCTCGGCGAAGCGGCCGTCGAAGGCGCCGCCTGCGTCATCGGATGTGCCGAACTGGCCGTCGGGGCGCTGGTCGTCGTGGCCGTGGCCGGGATCACCTACGCCTTCATCGTCGGCGCCGACGAACTGATCTACCAGGGCACCTACGACCCCGCCACCGGCACCATCGGCTCCCCGGCCACCACCGCCGCACCCGGTGCCGGAACCGACCCGAGCATCTTCGTCCATCCGCCGTCCACCACCAAGCCGGCCACGGCGCCGGCCGCGGCCAACCAGCCTCCGCCGCCACCCCCACCACCCCCGCCGCCGCACATCACCAGTACCAAGACCGTCACGGCCACCAAGACCTGGGACACCACCTCCAAGTGGTACGACAGCCAGTACCTGTACACCCGCGTCGACCACTACAGCCAGGTCACCACCACCGTCTACACGTACTGGTCCGACGGGCGGCATTACTGGCAGACCACCGTCTCACCGGTTCAGGACACCTGGACGATCACCGAACAACTCCTGATCGACCTGTCCAACCCCCTGCAGTTCGACACCCCAACCGTCACCGCCGCCGACAACCGCGCGCCGACGAGCGGGCAAGGTACCGCACCGATTGGCACCTGCGGGGAAGGTGGCAACCCGCTGTCCTGTACCGTCACCGACTTCCCGACACTGCCGCCAGGCGCGCAACACCAAACCAGCGGAAACGGGAGCGGTAAACGACCGCCATCGATTCCGGTGACCGGTTGTTCTGAAGTGCCCAGGGCGTGGGTGCCCAAGCGGCCGGGAACAGATGACGATCCCCAGGAACAGCTCCCGAAGAGCGCGGGGTTCGAGTCACTCGCTCCCGGGGAAACGCTTGAGCCCGGCTACTACATCTTTGTTGTCCGGCTCGACGGATCGTTTCGCGCCATGGAGAGTGAGGAGGCACTGGCTGTGGGGAGCCTAGGTGCAGGTCACACAAGCCTGGCTGATGAGGCTTCAGTGCTAATGGCTGGTTCGTTCGACGTCAATGAAAACGGCGACATATTCGACTTTGGCAATCAATCCGGACATTATAAGGCGTCGGATTTCTACGGCACCTGCTCCCTGGAGGAAATCGCACGTGATGCCTTCCGCAGCGCCGGCTTGCCGTCGCCTCTCGAAGACGCGTGGAATCCAGTGCCGTGGAAGCCGGTGCCGTAG
- a CDS encoding XRE family transcriptional regulator gives MTGDPGFGGVVARMLESRGLSVSGLSHVFGIEEGELQTVLDGADPRLELVRRLASAFGLHLEDMLVIAGIDLPDDLKFLDPRARGWLRRLVSRTIRLRPTALDELLRYVESLPRELRTEPVPHVPARHHYEPGIGGVLLHMLHNRNLDWGDAAWMLGEATDGRIYWSASTVGMVGAGRKEVTPELLVALAPVLGISPDDLSAVAGMDIPSATPAAESNAFMMADVLWEARSLTVDQVKKVYEKAESLSEG, from the coding sequence ATGACTGGTGATCCGGGTTTCGGCGGTGTTGTAGCCCGCATGCTGGAGAGCCGTGGGCTGAGCGTCAGTGGTTTGTCTCACGTCTTCGGTATCGAAGAAGGCGAGCTACAAACGGTTCTTGACGGAGCCGACCCGAGGCTCGAGCTGGTGCGGCGACTGGCGTCGGCGTTCGGTCTCCACCTGGAAGACATGCTCGTCATCGCCGGGATCGACCTGCCTGACGACCTCAAATTCCTGGACCCGCGAGCCAGGGGTTGGCTCAGGCGGCTGGTGTCCCGAACAATTCGCCTGCGGCCGACGGCGCTGGATGAATTGTTGCGGTATGTGGAGAGCCTGCCGCGTGAGCTTCGTACCGAACCGGTTCCGCATGTGCCCGCCCGACATCACTATGAGCCGGGAATCGGCGGAGTGCTGCTCCACATGCTTCACAACCGCAACCTGGACTGGGGCGATGCGGCATGGATGCTGGGTGAAGCCACGGACGGACGCATCTACTGGTCCGCATCGACCGTCGGCATGGTCGGCGCGGGTCGCAAGGAGGTGACGCCTGAGTTGTTGGTCGCGCTCGCCCCGGTGCTCGGCATCTCTCCCGACGACTTGTCTGCGGTGGCAGGGATGGATATCCCTTCGGCGACTCCTGCCGCCGAGTCGAACGCGTTCATGATGGCTGATGTGCTCTGGGAAGCCCGGTCATTAACTGTTGACCAGGTCAAGAAAGTATATGAGAAAGCTGAGTCGCTCTCCGAGGGGTGA
- a CDS encoding helix-turn-helix transcriptional regulator, which produces MSRTLHVDYAAELALSRLFGDLRDARQHAGLTQNELANGMPFRGRAISEWETGAMEPTLEHMFQWSRSLGRRLVIVGPDGEVRTGPARPWRGEPWEDFELRRLAVPLKNRRLALGLTQDGLGWHVGVSRDSIGRWELARVCPRAIGVIVWAQQLGCSIALEPIITS; this is translated from the coding sequence GTGTCACGGACACTGCACGTTGACTATGCAGCGGAGCTCGCCCTCTCGCGACTCTTCGGTGACCTGCGCGATGCACGACAGCACGCCGGGCTTACCCAGAACGAGCTTGCGAACGGAATGCCGTTCCGAGGTAGAGCAATCTCGGAGTGGGAGACCGGGGCCATGGAACCCACCTTGGAGCATATGTTCCAGTGGTCTCGCAGCCTCGGCCGCCGCCTAGTGATCGTCGGCCCTGACGGCGAAGTCCGCACGGGACCGGCACGTCCCTGGCGCGGCGAGCCGTGGGAGGACTTCGAGCTACGCCGGCTGGCCGTTCCGTTGAAGAACCGCCGTCTGGCCCTCGGGCTGACGCAGGACGGACTCGGCTGGCATGTCGGCGTGAGCCGGGACTCGATCGGGCGTTGGGAGCTCGCTCGCGTGTGTCCACGGGCGATCGGGGTGATCGTCTGGGCACAGCAGCTGGGGTGCTCGATCGCCCTGGAACCGATCATTACCTCCTGA
- a CDS encoding ATP-binding protein, translating into MLSWSRNFEGLPEHLTEVREFTRLVAGACDGADLIEMIASELAGNAIQHSASGGPNGKFTLQVVDCHDRWQVHVVDEGGPIVPHVCELASIDTAEELDKLGDEAEAGRGLAMVAAVSSAWGVFGDQSSRMVWAEIMTPGRVTL; encoded by the coding sequence GTGTTGTCCTGGTCTAGAAACTTCGAAGGGCTACCTGAGCACCTGACAGAAGTACGAGAGTTCACACGCCTCGTGGCCGGCGCCTGCGACGGCGCCGACCTGATCGAGATGATCGCATCGGAACTGGCCGGCAACGCGATCCAACACAGCGCCAGCGGCGGCCCGAACGGCAAGTTCACGCTGCAAGTCGTCGACTGCCATGACCGGTGGCAGGTCCACGTGGTCGACGAAGGCGGCCCGATAGTGCCCCACGTCTGCGAGCTCGCCTCGATCGACACCGCCGAAGAACTCGACAAGCTCGGCGACGAGGCCGAGGCCGGCCGCGGCCTGGCGATGGTCGCGGCGGTGTCCTCAGCCTGGGGCGTGTTCGGCGATCAGAGCTCGCGCATGGTGTGGGCCGAGATCATGACACCGGGTAGGGTGACGCTTTGA
- a CDS encoding DUF4240 domain-containing protein gives MDTDAYWRLISDSLDFGPGRIARQAFLQEQLAMLSASDIVAVGVHLDRASDRAYSWDLVGAAKRIFGGWLSDDSFEYFRRWLIGCGRGAFDMAVADPDSLSALPEVQRLAGRHFRTWNCDLEWPEWESLAYVAIDAYGRVTGEDECAGAFYAAVKAQLAGDNLARRPRGEYWDTSDDAASAARLPNLTAMFPPRALI, from the coding sequence ATGGACACCGATGCGTACTGGCGGCTCATCTCGGACAGCCTGGACTTCGGACCGGGCAGGATCGCCCGGCAGGCGTTCCTGCAGGAGCAACTGGCGATGCTATCCGCGTCCGACATCGTTGCGGTCGGCGTCCATCTGGATCGAGCGTCCGATCGCGCCTACTCCTGGGACCTAGTCGGAGCTGCCAAGCGGATCTTCGGCGGATGGCTTTCAGACGACAGCTTCGAGTATTTCCGCCGGTGGCTGATCGGGTGTGGCCGCGGCGCCTTTGATATGGCAGTCGCCGACCCCGACTCGTTGTCTGCGCTTCCTGAGGTCCAGCGGCTGGCGGGTCGGCACTTCCGTACCTGGAACTGCGACCTCGAATGGCCCGAGTGGGAGTCGCTGGCCTACGTCGCGATCGACGCTTACGGTCGGGTCACCGGAGAGGACGAGTGCGCCGGCGCCTTCTACGCCGCGGTGAAGGCTCAATTGGCCGGCGACAACCTCGCACGCCGTCCTCGCGGGGAGTACTGGGACACATCAGACGACGCCGCCTCAGCGGCGCGGCTTCCCAATCTCACTGCGATGTTCCCGCCCCGCGCTCTAATCTGA